In the genome of Aequorivita sp. H23M31, the window CACGTTCTTAGCCTGCTTGCCTACCTGTCTTTTCTGGCAAGTCTTGGCTCTTGATTCTAGTAGTCCCGAAATATCGGGACGGTCTTGTTTCTTTTACCGCACAACAATGATTCTCAATTATAAACCCAATTCCCTTAAATACCCTTCCATCTCCGCCTTCACTTCTACTAACTCTTTTTCCAACTGCACGATCTCCTGTTTTGTTGCTTCCATATCAACAGGTTCTTCCTCCTCAAAAGTGTCCACATATCGCGGAATGTTGAGGTTGAAATCATTCTCCTTTATCTCATCCAAAGGAGCCAAATGACTGTACTTTGGAATTTCAGCAAAACCCTGGTACGCATCCACTATTTTCTTAATATCCTTTTTCCGCAATCGGTTCTGCTTCTTGCCATCATCAAACTCCTTACTGGCATCGATAAACAAAGTATCGGTATTCGTTTTGGCCTTGTTGAAAATAAGGATAGCTGCAGGAATCCCCGTTCCAAAGAAAAGGTTTGGAGGCAATCCAACCACAGCTTCCAATAAGTTCTCCTCTATGAGTGCCTGGCGAATTTTTCCTTCGCTGCCACCTCTAAATAAAACTCCGTGCGGCACAATCACTCCTACCCGACCGTTTGGCAAGGTGGTCTCTATCATATGAAGTATAAAAGCGTAATCTCCCTTGGATTTAGGTGGAATCCCTCTCAGATACCTTCTATGCCTATCGGCCTCCGCATTTTCATGTCCCCATTTGTCAAGTGAGAATGGCGGATTAGCTACCACCACATCAAACTTCATCAACCCGTTGCCTTCCAATAATTGCGGATTGTTCAAGGTATCACACCATTCTATCCGCGCAGCATCCATTCCGTGGATAAAACAATTCATCTTGCTCAACGCCCAAGTATCTCCATTGCTCTCCTGCCCGTAAATAGCGAAGTCCCTCGATGGGTTGCCGTCTTTATCTTTTACTTCCTCTGCAACTTGTACTAAAAGTGATGCGGAACCTGCAGTTGGGTCGAAGATTCGATCTCCCGCTTTTGGTGCTACAAGCTTGGCTAAAAGTTGCGACACTTCTTTTGGTGTGAAAAATTCTCCACCTTTCTTACCAGCTCCCGAAGCAAATTTCTCCAAGAGATACATATACGCCTCTCCCAAAACATCCTGCTTCCCATCCCATAACGACGGACGGAAATCCAGCTCTGGTTTGGAAAAATCGTTGATAAGGTTTAGCAACCTGCGGTTCCTATCTTTGGTTTGCCCCAATTTCTCCGAATTGAAACTTATATTTCTAAAGACACCATCCAATTTCTCAATATTCTTTTCCTCGATCTGGGAGAGAATCTTGTCTATTTTTTCCCCAATATCCGCATCATTTCTATGATCGTAGATATAATCATAAGTACAATTATCGGGCAGCACAAAACGCTCTCGGTTCAGCTTGCGCTTAATCAATTCTTCATCATCTCCGTACTGTTCTTTATATTCGTTGTAATGATCTTTCCATACATCGCTCAAATATTTCACGAACATAAAAACTAAAATGTAATTTTTATATTCCGATGAATCAAACGCACCTCGGAAGGTATCACACGCATTCCAAAGCATCTTGTTTATCTGATCTTGACTGGGTCTTTCTTTAATATTCATAAGTTTTAATTGATAACTTTAAGTAGTTGAGTTTCTATTAATTGATTTCTTTTTTCCTTGAGCGCAGTGTAAATATATTGTTCTTTTTGGGCAAGCTCGGCGACTTTCGCAATCTTTCGCTGAATATCCAGTGGAGGCAGCATCAGTGGTATATCCTCAACCACCTCTTTGTTTATACTCAACGAATAAGTACCAGAAGCGTGGGTTGTGAAATATTGCTGCACTCTCTTTTTATTTATATACCAAGCAACATAATAAGGATTAGCCTGAGCAGTATCCACCTTAATCACATAAAAAACGGAACTAGCCACTGTGGCTACTCCGTCCTTTAAATCATAAACAGTCGCAAAATTATTCGCCCCTTTCGAAATGAATAAAATATCACCCACTTCTAAATAATACTTCTCCTTGATATCACTTCCGTCAATATAAGTACAATCATTCCCAATATCGGAATAATCATTTTCCATATCCTTTAATTGCACTACGCGCAAATCTCCATTTAAAGAGCCTTTGATTTTCCCTCTAAATGAGTATCCAGAAACGATTCCATCTGAGATGACAATACGCTTTAAAACTGTTTTTTTGATCCTCATAAACAAATGACATAATTGCTATGATGCAAATATAATATATTTTAATTTATAAAACGTCATTAATATTACATAATTGCTATGATGCAGATACCCTCGCTTAATCTCGGGTAGACACACATTGATTTCACATGGATTTAATTCACACAAAAACAGCCCATCAGAAGAGAATCGTGGACTAGAATTATCGCCTGTGCTCCGATTATTAACTATATTGATTGTTCTGGATTATTACTACAAGAGATAACCATAAAAAAATGAAACTAATAATGTGATACATTAGTAGAAAAATTTTTATGAATAGTCACAGCCCAGCTTTGTCCAACTCTATCCAGAATTGCACTTTCAAGATGAGTTATTTCTTTGCTGATTACACTATGGTAAAATTCTTAGTTGGCGTACCCCTCTGAATTATGTTTATTATGACGGCTATATTTGAAGATTACTGAATTTCATTTTGTTCAAATATACTTTTGCTTTCCAATGTGAAATATGAACGTCATTAGCAGGCTAATCTTTCATAAAAGTCATTTATTTTGAAGCCTTTTATATCCCGTTTTAATTTTTCTATTAGAGCCTCATAAAAATGTGAATTAACCAAATAATCAAAATTATCCTTAATTACCATATTATATAGATCCTCATCAGAAAATTCGTTTTTTGAATTAGATATATCATAATGCCTCTTAATCTCCTCCAACTCATTATTAATCCAGGCTTCTGTTTGTATTTCGTGATACATTTCCATAGTACGAAAAAGTGTCTCCTCCATTTGATCATGGAATATATCGGGAATCTCAAACGGTAATTCCTCAAAATTCAAGTTAAAACTATATATATCATTATGCTCTGTTACCCCGCTAGTGCGCGATTGCATCGCCTTCACTTCCCAACTTTATAGTAATTCCATTCTATTGAACATATTTCGAGCAACTTACAAAAACAAAAAGTCATTCAATTGCGGGATTCCTCAATTATCT includes:
- a CDS encoding type I restriction-modification system subunit M; translation: MNIKERPSQDQINKMLWNACDTFRGAFDSSEYKNYILVFMFVKYLSDVWKDHYNEYKEQYGDDEELIKRKLNRERFVLPDNCTYDYIYDHRNDADIGEKIDKILSQIEEKNIEKLDGVFRNISFNSEKLGQTKDRNRRLLNLINDFSKPELDFRPSLWDGKQDVLGEAYMYLLEKFASGAGKKGGEFFTPKEVSQLLAKLVAPKAGDRIFDPTAGSASLLVQVAEEVKDKDGNPSRDFAIYGQESNGDTWALSKMNCFIHGMDAARIEWCDTLNNPQLLEGNGLMKFDVVVANPPFSLDKWGHENAEADRHRRYLRGIPPKSKGDYAFILHMIETTLPNGRVGVIVPHGVLFRGGSEGKIRQALIEENLLEAVVGLPPNLFFGTGIPAAILIFNKAKTNTDTLFIDASKEFDDGKKQNRLRKKDIKKIVDAYQGFAEIPKYSHLAPLDEIKENDFNLNIPRYVDTFEEEEPVDMEATKQEIVQLEKELVEVKAEMEGYLRELGL
- a CDS encoding restriction endonuclease subunit S, whose amino-acid sequence is MRIKKTVLKRIVISDGIVSGYSFRGKIKGSLNGDLRVVQLKDMENDYSDIGNDCTYIDGSDIKEKYYLEVGDILFISKGANNFATVYDLKDGVATVASSVFYVIKVDTAQANPYYVAWYINKKRVQQYFTTHASGTYSLSINKEVVEDIPLMLPPLDIQRKIAKVAELAQKEQYIYTALKEKRNQLIETQLLKVIN